From the genome of Mesorhizobium japonicum MAFF 303099, one region includes:
- the gcvA gene encoding transcriptional regulator GcvA, translating into MPRLLPGTRALRTFEAAARHLNFTRAADELGLTPAAVSHQVKEIEDQLDLVLFTRTSRTMRLTEAGNVLHEASIEALDLLNRAVSRARKMTRGTALLKVTLDAQFATKWLMRRIDDFRRQRPGIELRFDITYDVRDFERDDVDIGIRFGTGRYAGLCAHRLFDNIIIPVCSPALLASGPPLNEPRDLFRHTLAHIDWSRQGVTWPNWSMWMQAAGVDDFDDSRTLVFGSSTDATQAALDGNAVALADFAMVANDLSQGRLVRPFELGIKVAPEFAYFLVYPETAKDDARITAFREWLLEEAAKTHGTDKV; encoded by the coding sequence ATGCCCCGCCTCCTGCCCGGAACGCGCGCGCTGAGGACCTTCGAGGCGGCGGCGCGTCACCTCAATTTCACCCGCGCCGCCGACGAGCTTGGGCTGACGCCGGCCGCGGTCAGCCACCAGGTCAAGGAGATCGAAGATCAGCTCGACCTGGTGCTGTTCACGCGCACCAGCCGCACCATGCGGCTGACGGAAGCGGGAAACGTGCTTCACGAGGCGTCGATCGAAGCGCTCGACCTGCTCAACCGGGCGGTGTCGCGCGCCCGCAAGATGACGCGCGGCACGGCGCTCCTGAAAGTGACGCTCGACGCGCAGTTCGCGACGAAATGGCTGATGCGGCGCATCGACGATTTCCGTCGTCAGCGGCCAGGCATCGAGTTGCGTTTCGACATTACCTACGATGTCCGGGATTTCGAGCGCGACGACGTCGATATCGGCATCCGGTTCGGCACCGGCAGATATGCCGGCCTTTGCGCGCACCGGCTGTTCGACAACATCATCATCCCGGTGTGCAGCCCGGCGCTGCTGGCTTCAGGGCCGCCGCTCAACGAACCGCGCGATCTCTTCCGGCACACGCTCGCGCATATCGACTGGTCGCGGCAAGGCGTCACCTGGCCGAATTGGAGCATGTGGATGCAGGCGGCCGGTGTCGACGATTTCGACGACAGCCGCACCCTCGTCTTCGGCTCCTCGACGGATGCCACGCAGGCGGCCCTCGACGGCAATGCCGTGGCTCTGGCCGACTTCGCGATGGTGGCCAACGATTTGTCGCAAGGGCGCCTCGTGCGCCCCTTCGAACTCGGCATCAAGGTCGCGCCGGAGTTCGCCTATTTCCTGGTCTATCCGGAAACCGCGAAGGACGACGCCCGCATCACGGCGTTTCGTGAGTGGCTGCTGGAGGAAGCGGCAAAGACGCACGGCACGGACAAGGTGTAG
- a CDS encoding L,D-transpeptidase family protein: MLPKRLRVLTVRARPGHPSQGLLQAGKTVFACALGRGGISAAKREGDGATPLGSMRILSGYFRGDQFAGSRRTRLAMTPIGPDLGWCEVSDDRNYNRPVKIPYGASHERMRRDDRLYDACLVLDWNIAPRRRGRGSAIFFHLARPDFTPTQGCVAVTARTMARLLPLLSDRTVVRVVR, encoded by the coding sequence ATTTTGCCGAAACGGCTGCGCGTGCTGACCGTGCGGGCGAGGCCCGGCCACCCCAGCCAGGGCCTGCTGCAGGCGGGAAAAACGGTGTTTGCCTGCGCGCTGGGGCGCGGCGGCATCTCGGCCGCCAAGCGCGAGGGCGATGGCGCCACGCCGCTCGGCTCGATGCGGATCCTGTCGGGTTATTTCCGGGGAGATCAGTTTGCCGGTAGCCGCCGGACGCGCCTGGCGATGACGCCGATCGGGCCCGATCTCGGCTGGTGCGAAGTATCAGACGACCGCAATTACAACAGGCCGGTCAAGATTCCTTATGGTGCCAGCCATGAGCGCATGCGCCGCGACGACCGGCTGTACGATGCCTGCCTGGTGCTCGACTGGAACATCGCACCGCGCCGCCGCGGGCGCGGCAGCGCCATCTTCTTCCACCTGGCGCGACCGGATTTCACGCCGACGCAAGGTTGCGTGGCGGTGACCGCGCGCACGATGGCCCGGCTGCTGCCGCTGCTGTCGGATCGGACGGTGGTGAGGGTGGTGAGATAG
- a CDS encoding response regulator transcription factor produces the protein MTSRTILIVDDDDDLRGTLVEQLALYEEFDVLQEATAAKGVTAARGGLIDLLIMDVGLPDMDGREAVKILRKGGYKAPIIMLTGHDTDSDTILGLEAGANDYVTKPFRFAVLLARIRAQLRQHEQSEDATFSVGPYTFKPSQKLLIDPRGGKVRLTEKEASIIKYLYRADQKVVTRDVLLEEVWGYNSGVTTHTLETHVYRLRQKIERDPSNAEILVTESGGYKLVP, from the coding sequence ATGACTTCACGCACCATCCTAATCGTCGACGACGACGACGACCTGCGCGGCACGCTGGTCGAGCAACTCGCCCTCTACGAGGAATTCGACGTGCTGCAGGAAGCGACTGCGGCAAAAGGCGTCACCGCGGCACGCGGCGGCCTCATCGACCTGCTCATCATGGATGTCGGCCTGCCCGACATGGACGGCCGCGAGGCCGTCAAGATCCTGCGCAAAGGCGGCTACAAGGCGCCCATCATCATGCTGACCGGCCACGACACCGATTCGGACACGATTCTGGGTCTCGAGGCCGGCGCCAACGACTATGTGACCAAGCCGTTCCGCTTCGCGGTTCTGCTGGCGCGCATCCGTGCCCAGCTGCGGCAGCACGAGCAGAGCGAGGACGCCACCTTCTCGGTCGGCCCCTACACCTTCAAGCCCAGCCAGAAGCTGCTCATCGACCCGCGTGGCGGCAAGGTGCGACTGACGGAGAAGGAAGCCTCGATCATCAAATATCTCTACCGTGCCGACCAGAAGGTGGTGACCCGCGACGTGCTGCTCGAGGAAGTCTGGGGCTACAATTCCGGCGTCACCACGCACACGCTGGAAACCCATGTCTACCGGCTGCGCCAGAAGATCGAGCGCGATCCTTCCAATGCGGAAATTCTTGTGACAGAAAGCGGTGGCTACAAGCTGGTTCCTTAA
- a CDS encoding Crp/Fnr family transcriptional regulator, with protein sequence MALDDDIRILSAVRLFEGFTQEQLRLLAFGAETTLLQANHKLYREDDEADSAYVVVSGRIVLYREQSGERIPIGTVGPGTMLSELALIADTNRLTSASAEIDSEVIRLSRKMFRRILEEYPEVAVKLHQRISEEFQDMIRRIEELAPRFSGK encoded by the coding sequence ATGGCGTTGGATGACGACATCCGCATCCTGTCCGCCGTGAGGCTCTTCGAGGGTTTCACGCAGGAACAGCTGCGCCTGCTCGCCTTCGGCGCCGAGACCACCCTGCTGCAGGCCAACCACAAGCTTTACCGCGAGGACGACGAGGCCGATTCGGCCTATGTGGTGGTCAGCGGACGCATCGTGCTCTATCGCGAGCAGAGTGGCGAACGCATCCCGATCGGCACCGTCGGCCCCGGCACCATGCTGAGCGAACTGGCATTGATCGCCGACACCAACCGGCTGACCAGCGCGTCGGCCGAAATCGACTCGGAAGTGATCCGGCTCAGCCGCAAGATGTTCCGCCGCATCCTGGAGGAATATCCGGAAGTGGCGGTGAAGCTGCACCAGCGCATCTCCGAGGAATTCCAGGACATGATCCGCCGCATCGAGGAACTGGCGCCTCGGTTTTCGGGTAAGTGA